In the genome of Gemmatimonadota bacterium, the window AAGCAGACTTTCCAGGAGGCTCCCCGCCCCATTTCTCCTTCGTGATGCAAGCTCCTCCAGGTCCGACCAGGAGCGCCTTAACGTCACCTGCACGGTATCCATGTTAGTACGCCTTACCCCGAGGCTTCCAGCGTCGCCACCTTCACCGCGTCCGTCAAAGGCGATACTGTGTAGTATGCGCCAAATACGTTCAGGGAGCGGGTTTTCAACACCATTGGCTCTCAATAAATCCGATGCTACGCGCAAATGTAGCGGCCATCTTTCTCCGATACTGATATCCGGAGCTGTTTCACGCATCAGTGAAATCAGTTTGGTTTCCAACTCGGCAGCCTCATTGAACCGCTTCTGCGACGATCTGACCACACCTGAGTGAACAAAGGCTGTGAGTGCCGTATCGTTGCTGGCGATGCCTACCCGTTCCAGGTCGTACATAGCGCCGCGAACGGCTTCGGCACTTAACCCGGAGATTCCCATGAGTTCGTCGGTAGATATGCCTTCATCCGGATCCGCATCGATCAGTGTTTCGGCGATGCTGAGCAGTCTTTTGCGATAGTCTTCGGCGATATTCATTTTCGATAACCGATTCTGTGCTTCCTCCACAGAATCCACCCTCAACGACGAAGGAAAGACCTGCACTCTATTCTCTTCCCGGGTCAATAAGACCGCCTCTTCAAGCCATGAGACCGCAGTTCGTACCCGGGTATCATCCGTGGTAGAGTCTCTTTCGAATACCTTCTCATCATCCTCGCCAAGTATCTCGCCGGGTGTAGCCACGACCTCGCCATTCAATCGCTTCTTTCGGTCCAGGTTACGAAGTGACCTGAGAACGCCATGGATTTCTTGTCGAGTAAGTCTTGACCGTGCCGACATCCCGAATTGCCGTTCGATGTCCTCAGGTGAATACAATAGCACGCAAAGCGCTGCCTGACGGTCACGTCCGGCACGTCCTGCTTCTTGCAGGTAGTTCTCCAACGACCCTGGAATGTCTGCGTGGATTACAAGGCGGACGTCCGGCTTGTCAATTCCCATGCCGAATGCATTCGTTGCGGTCACTACTCGTAATTCACCATTTGTAAAGCGATGCTGTACGTCCTTCTTGGTCTCCGGAGGCCGCCCCGCATGAAAAAAGTCAGCCGCTATTTCTTTATCCTGAAGGAACTCCGCAATCTCTTCGGTCTGACGTCGTGACGCACAATATATGATTGCGCCGCCAGGCCTTGCTTGAGGCAGGTTTGTCGTCAAAATGTGATGAATGTGTGCGAACTTCTCCCCGCCCGTTGTCGGAATTACCGTAAATTCCAGATTCGTGCGATGAGTGCCGCCGTCAAGAACCTTCAGTTCGATACCGAGTTCTTCCTTGAAATGCTGTTTGATGTCCGCCACTACATCGGGTTTGGCTGTTGCGGTCAAACACATTACAGGGGGTATCGACTGCTTTCCGGCTCTTTCGCGGATGAATCGTCCCACGTAACGGTAGTCCGGCCGGAAGTCGTGTCCCCACTTTGAAAGGCAGTGGGCTTCATCCAATACCCAGCCACCGATCTCACGCTGATCGATCACGCGTCGGACCGCGGTGCTGCGCAGTTGCTCTGGTGAGATGAGCAGGATTCCTGCATCGCCAAGACGAACGCGATCAAGTGCATCTTTCCGTTCCGGCAGGCTCAACAGTCCGTTAACGGCCACACACGAACCGACGCCCTGTGCCTCCAGACCCGACACCTGGTCTTCCATGAGTGCGACTAATGGTGAGATCACAACCGTTAAAGCGCCGGTCTTGTCATAGCGAGACAATGCGGGTATCTGATAACACAGGGATTTGCCCGTTCCGGTGGGCAGTATGCCCAACAAGTGTCGGCAGGACATTGCTTCTTCAATGATGACCTGTTGCATGGGACGACCATCAGCGTCCTTTGGATCTGGACGGTATTCGTCAAAACGGAACCATCGTTTGAGTTCTTTTCGAGGATCGTGTCTTTCGCTGCACCAGTCACAGTCCGATTTGCCGCAGGGCGTGTCCCTGAGTTTCCGTACATATTCACCAGCTTGCGGATACTGGTGTCGAACCCAGGGTGGCATAACCGAATTGCCTCCCGACACGGACAACCAGGCCAATGCGTACGCAAGGGGCCATCCATCGGGATTTTCCTGGCTCAGAACACTTTGACCGTGGTTCGCGACTGCGTTTCCTTCTAGATGGTTTCGGATCGCTTCAATCGCGGCCGAACGGGCTGGTCGTTCCGCTCCGCGTATATCGGTGAAAACGTCCTCGAAGCCCGTACCATTGGAATTTATGGAAGTCAGGTAATGCCAGGCGGCAAGCAATTCCGCGGACGCATTCTGAAATGCATTGTATTGGTTACTTAAGACTTCTATTACGAGACGGGCGTCCAATTCGGGGTCGTTTATGCGACCTTTCTTAAGTTGGCCATCCTGATAGTGTTTGACGAGGTAATGATAAGGATTACGGGGAAAGGCAAGAGGGTTGAGCCATAGTGTATCCACCGCCGGTAATTGCAGTACTGCAAGATCCGGCTTCACGGCTCGCAGGTGTGGTAGATCGAAATAGATCAGATTGTGTCCGAGGAGGAAATCAGTTCCAGTTGCGAATTCGTCAAGTTCAGCCAGTGCTGCATTCAGGTTCCCCTTGCTATATGTCATGGACCCATTGACCCCTGGACGCACGGCAGCAAATGCGCGTATCCGTCCATCTTTCTTGTTTACTTCGAGGTCAAGAGACAGACAGCGCGGGAGTAAGGTGGAGTCCATGTTCGATGCGATGTGCGACAGTTCAGGTCAGGCTGCGCCCAGCACCTCGCGGGCGGCCTGCGTGGTCTCGCGGACCTGGTCCAGGGTTCCCATCCCGAACATCGAGGCCGCCACGCCCATCTCGTTGAAGACGTACTCGAAGGCCTTGTGTCCGAGGTATCGACCGCCGGCCATCGGCTTGATGGCGATGACGGGCCTGCTGGCCTGCCTGATGGCGTCAATGGCCACGTCGCGCGTGGGGAACATGAAGGTGCCCGGGGCGTTGACGGTGGTCAGGTAGCCATCGACGGGGATGTTTTCGGCCTCAAGGAGCGGCAGGGTGACCCCGGCGTGGTGGACGCTCGTAATCACGGTGTCGAAGCGTTCACGCAGGAAGCCCAGGTACTCGCGGATCAGGTCGAAGCGCCCGGTCATCGAGAGGAGGTCGATTTCGGCGCCCGGGTCGGCGACGAGGATGTCGCATCCGGCGAAGAAGCCCAGGTACTGTTCCAGGACGCCGTAGTCGATCTCGAAACGCGCGGCGTCCGCCTCCGTGTACGGCGGCACGATCTCCGGCGTGACGATGCCGTCGAAGGTGTCGCCCAGGTTGTAGCGGATGATTTCGTCGCTATGAAAGTGCTCCCGGAAGGCTTCACCGGCCAGGGCATCGTTGCAGCCGTAGAAGGTCGAATGCGCGCGGTCGGAGTACGAGACGATTTCGCCGTCCAGCGTCACCGGGATCAGGATGTACGCCACCATGCCCATCCTGGTGCCGGTTTGTTGCTCGGTTTCCCAGATGGCCTGCAGGTGCAGCCGGTCGAGTTCGGGCAGCATGTGGTCCACCTGGATCGTGGTGATGCCGCCTTCTTCCACGGCATATCGCAGCACGTTGGCTACCGATTGAACGCGGCTGAAGACACGGTAATTCGAGGCATCCCGTTCTTTATCCTGATAGGAACAGCCGTCGTAGGGATGGATCCCCATGATCAGCCGAGGTACCTCGGCCTGGCCGATCCGGGTCGTGGGTACACCGCAGCCTTCCAGGTACGTTTTCATATCGAAACTCGTACGTCAGTTTGTAGATTCAATTTGGATGTATTGCCCCAAGTAGATGCTTGCGAGGCGACAGGAAAAACGGGTCGCGCTTCCGATAATATAGTACTCCATGCACCAGCGCGCAAGTCCCGGCCGTCTCGCCACATGCGTTCCGAGAATCCCTCAGCAGTCCCTCGTGTTTTTAAACCTATGTCCCGCCTTGACCCGTACCGTGTTTTGGTATATATACTTGCAATCCCGCCGAAACGTCCTCCCTCGGCGGTACTGTTCGAACACCATACTGTCTGTGAAAAAACCAGCTATTGGCATCACGATTGCGCACCGGGAGCAATGCCATGATGGCGACTATTGAGAAGATCGCGGAAGTCGAAGCGATGGTGGGCGAGGGACCGGTCTGGGATCCGGACAGCAGGACGCTGATCTGGACCGACATCCGGACCGGTCGATTGTTTCACTACGATCCTGCGACGAATCAGAACCGGCAGGTGCACGACGGTTTCAACGTCGGCGGGTTCTCCTTCAAC includes:
- a CDS encoding RecQ family ATP-dependent DNA helicase, whose translation is MDSTLLPRCLSLDLEVNKKDGRIRAFAAVRPGVNGSMTYSKGNLNAALAELDEFATGTDFLLGHNLIYFDLPHLRAVKPDLAVLQLPAVDTLWLNPLAFPRNPYHYLVKHYQDGQLKKGRINDPELDARLVIEVLSNQYNAFQNASAELLAAWHYLTSINSNGTGFEDVFTDIRGAERPARSAAIEAIRNHLEGNAVANHGQSVLSQENPDGWPLAYALAWLSVSGGNSVMPPWVRHQYPQAGEYVRKLRDTPCGKSDCDWCSERHDPRKELKRWFRFDEYRPDPKDADGRPMQQVIIEEAMSCRHLLGILPTGTGKSLCYQIPALSRYDKTGALTVVISPLVALMEDQVSGLEAQGVGSCVAVNGLLSLPERKDALDRVRLGDAGILLISPEQLRSTAVRRVIDQREIGGWVLDEAHCLSKWGHDFRPDYRYVGRFIRERAGKQSIPPVMCLTATAKPDVVADIKQHFKEELGIELKVLDGGTHRTNLEFTVIPTTGGEKFAHIHHILTTNLPQARPGGAIIYCASRRQTEEIAEFLQDKEIAADFFHAGRPPETKKDVQHRFTNGELRVVTATNAFGMGIDKPDVRLVIHADIPGSLENYLQEAGRAGRDRQAALCVLLYSPEDIERQFGMSARSRLTRQEIHGVLRSLRNLDRKKRLNGEVVATPGEILGEDDEKVFERDSTTDDTRVRTAVSWLEEAVLLTREENRVQVFPSSLRVDSVEEAQNRLSKMNIAEDYRKRLLSIAETLIDADPDEGISTDELMGISGLSAEAVRGAMYDLERVGIASNDTALTAFVHSGVVRSSQKRFNEAAELETKLISLMRETAPDISIGERWPLHLRVASDLLRANGVENPLPERIWRILHSIAFDGRGEGGDAGSLGVRRTNMDTVQVTLRRSWSDLEELASRRRNGAGSLLESLLSGLPAGRQGTDLLVETTLGKLLAAITSDLFLDSKKPEKLLDRALLWLHEQEVIRLHKGLAVFRPAMTIKLAEDRRGFAKVDFEPLNQHYKGQVRQIHVMAEFAQRGLKDMAEALRLAMEYFSLKQDDFLRRWLPSREKETERETTPESWRAIVESLKNPSQQRIVADDHEQMNMLVLAGPGSGKTRVLVHRIAYLVRVRRENPRGILALAYNRHAAVEIRRRLKELIGDDARGVTVLTCHALAMRIVGVSFRERERKTLDDDEFRKVLRQAVALLHGEGLEEEEADDQRDRLLAGFRWILVDEYQDIGKDQYELISALAGRTLQDEDRKLTLFAVGDDDQNIYTFNGASVKFIRRFEEDYGPKPMFLVENYRSTGHIITTANTIIDSARNRMKSQHPIRIDRARAKTPEGGKWDSLDPVSKGRVQILHARRDPISQAQVAIRELKRLESLSPDWNWSECAVIAREWKFLDPVRALCEVSEIPVHLGNEEIPSFWHLRETRLFIDQLHHRESRSVSSTDLSYCLKTVPTGPWKELMQSALDDFALESGVGEVPLDHFIEWLAEWGRDARRRQHGLLLLTAHRAKGLEFEHVVVLDGGWDKVDKDEDPDAPRRLFYVSMTRAKQTLATVRFQGPSSMGHHGQRNLVQEPDSPVYTGDLRSLPFAFRTNNGSILYRSQDGVQKPTRELARQYRRPSLREINLGYAGRFHSNHAVHRAISSLSHGDPLSTRITEHGPWELLDQKGTVVGRLARTFEPPSGSEGGSASVFAIVSWSREASQAEYRDSAKCDTWEVVVPELVFEPNQ